The following proteins are co-located in the Phocoena phocoena chromosome 1, mPhoPho1.1, whole genome shotgun sequence genome:
- the ANKRD65 gene encoding ankyrin repeat domain-containing protein 65, with amino-acid sequence MLDSCSFQMDSRVSEPREQDLTEAGAEQELRWLELGSEEAPGAGTEGPSAPQAWGRLLQAVWKGHVGLVTQLLRQGASVEERDRAGRTPLHLAVLRGHVPLVRLLLQRGARAVAADRAGRTPLHEAAWHGPSRAAELLLQRGASANVRCGAGLTPLHWAAALGRTLLARRLLDAPGPGPAAADAHGWMATHWAAAGGRLPVLELLAAGGGAGLDGALLVAAAAGQSAALRLLLTHGARVDARDGTGATALGVAADLGRRQDMEVLLEHGADSSLKDRHGRSALHRAAAGGHLLAVQLLAAWGADVDARDMLGLTPLHHAARGGHMEVAGHLLARGAKVDAAGWLHVTPLHLAVERGHGSTAELLLSRGASPTQRTQWGEVAQDLGPAVSTACRGEQEVPHGPQGCRARAGPEAASSHGLQGVQAPLCWSEAACQGARENTPEVPGEEGSSGWSPSKKRVADLELFQTPRATSAL; translated from the exons ATGCTGGATTCCTGTTCTTTCCAGATGGACTCTAGGGTCTCTGAGCCCCGGGAGCAGGACCTGACAGAGGCAGGGGCAGAGCAGGAACTACGGTGGTTGGAGCTGGGCTCCGAGGAGGCCCCAGGAGCTGGGACAGAGGGGCCCAGCGCCCCACAGGCCTGGGGGCGCCTGCTGCAGGCCGTATGGAAGGGTCACGTGGGCCTGGTGACTCAGCTACTGCGGCAAGGGGCCAGTGTGGAGGAGAG GGACCGCGCGGGCAGGACCCCGCTGCATCTGGCCGTGCTGCGTGGCCACGTGCCGCTGGTGCGTCTCCTGCTGCAGCGCGGGGCCCGGGCCGTAGCTGCAGACCGCGCGGGGCGCACGCCGCTGCACGAGGCCGCCTGGCACGGGCCCTCGCGGGCGGCCGAGCTGCTCCTACAGCGCGGGGCGTCAGCGAACGTGCGCTGTGGGGCCGGCCTCACGCCACTGCACTGGGCCGCCGCGCTGGGCCGCACGTTGCTGGCCAGGCGCCTGCTGGACGCACCGGGCCCGGGCCCCGCGGCGGCGGACGCACACGGCTGGATGGCAACACACTGGGCGGCCGCGGGCGGCCGGCTGCCGGTGCTCGAGCTGCTGGCGGCGGGTGGTGGCGCGGGCCTGGACGGCGCCCTGCTCGTGGCGGCCGCGGCCGGGCAGTCGGCAGCGCTGCGCCTCCTCCTGACGCACGGGGCGCGGGTGGACGCCCGGGACGGCACGGGGGCCACGGCGCTGGGTGTCGCTGCCGACCTGGGCCGCCGGCAG GACATGGAGGTGCTACTTGAGCATGGGGCCGACTCAAGCCTCAAGGACAGGCACGGCCGCTCTGCACTCCACAGGGCTGCTGCCGGTGGACATCTGCTCGCCGTCCAACTGCTGGCCGCCTGGGGAGCAGACGTGGACGCTCGGGACATGTTGGGCCTCACCCCCCTGCACCACGCTGCCCGGGGAGGCCACATGGAGGTCGCCGGCCACCTCCTGGCCAGGGGCGCGAAGGTCGACGCTGCTGGCTGGCTCCACGTGACCCCCCTGCATCTTGCCGTGGAGCGCGGCCATGGCTCCACCGCAGAGCTTTTGCTGAGCCGGGGGGCCAGCCCCACCcagaggacacagtggggggagGTGGCCCAGGATCTGGGGCCTGCCGTCTCCACAGCCTGCCGTGGAGAGCAGGAGGTGCCCCATGGGCCCCAGGGCTGCAGGGCCAGAGCAGGACCAGAGGCTGCAAGCTCCCACGGCCTTCAGGGCGTGCAGGCTCCTCTCTGCTGGTCTGAGGCTGCCTGCCAGGGTGCACGGGAGAACACCCCAGAGGTTCCTGGAGAAGAAGGGAGCAGTGGCTGGAGCCCGAGCAAGAAGCGTGTGGCTGACCTGGAACTATTCCAGACTCCCAGGGCCACGTCAGCCCTGTAG
- the MRPL20 gene encoding large ribosomal subunit protein bL20m yields MVFLTAQLWLRNRITDRYWRVQEVLKHARHFRGRKNRCYRLAVRAVTRAFVQCTRARRLKKRNLRTLWISRVTAASQEHGLKYPAFILNLIKCQVELNRKVLADLAIYEPKTFKSLAALAKRRRQEGFAAALGDGKEPEGIFSRVAQHV; encoded by the exons ATGGTCTTCCTCACGGCGCAGCTCTGGCTGCGGAATCGCATCACCGACCGCTACTGGCGGGTCCAGGAGGTGCTGAAGCACGCGCGG CACTTCCGGGGGAGGAAGAATCGGTGCTACCGGCTGGCCGTCAGGGCTGTGACGCGAGCGTTCGTGCAGTGCACCCGAGCCCGCAGGCTGAAGAAGAGGAACCTGCGGACG CTCTGGATCAGTCGAGTTACAGCTGCTTCCCAGGAACACGGCCTGAAGTACCCAGCATTCATCCTCAACTTGATTAAG TGCCAGGTGGAGCTCAACAGGAAAGTACTTGCAGATCTAGCCATCTACGAACCAAAGACTTTTAAATCTTTGGCTGCTTTGGCCAAAAGGAGGCGACAGGAAGGATTTGCTGCTGCCTTGGGGGATGGGAAGGAGCCCGAAGGCATTTTCTCCAGGGTGGCACAGCACGTCTGA